A stretch of Cellulosilyticum sp. I15G10I2 DNA encodes these proteins:
- a CDS encoding ACT domain-containing protein — translation MKEKHQFYVIGKDVLPEIFLKVVEAKKLLEKNTMLTVQEATEQIGISRSSFYKYKDSIFPFYDKGNGQAITMLIHLQDEPGILSDVLNHIASVGGNVLTINQMVPMNGIAIINLCMQTANMIMNIEEFINELETLRGVQQIKILARE, via the coding sequence ATGAAAGAAAAACATCAGTTCTATGTGATTGGTAAAGATGTACTGCCAGAAATTTTTTTAAAAGTAGTAGAAGCGAAAAAACTATTAGAAAAAAATACTATGTTGACCGTACAAGAAGCTACAGAACAAATAGGGATTAGCAGGAGTTCTTTTTATAAATATAAAGATTCTATTTTCCCTTTTTATGATAAAGGCAATGGGCAAGCAATTACTATGCTGATCCATTTGCAAGATGAACCAGGAATATTATCGGATGTTCTTAATCATATTGCCAGTGTGGGAGGAAATGTTTTGACGATCAACCAAATGGTTCCCATGAATGGCATAGCTATTATCAATTTATGTATGCAGACAGCGAATATGATTATGAATATAGAAGAATTCATTAATGAATTAGAAACATTAAGAGGCGTACAGCAAATAAAAATACTGGCTAGAGAATAG
- a CDS encoding N-acetylmuramoyl-L-alanine amidase: MNSKLKKALAAIFIFCTAHTIVHAEPIKLTYDGKTHPYDLLPINLYINNQPIATTIMPPIQLGERVLVPAREVFEPMGATVEWKADEEKVYVYDQTSLLVLEVNAPEAFVNGQIKLLDMPPKIINDKLMIPIRFISEQLGYGVIWQGETRNVLIDKPVTVPKETLPIPEEAIPVEQTPPTQNLENTLNNISYVHNENTLILEKPSRLSINDISVIDLFRERKIIVNLNGDYSDFFYEGHLVSQEGRIKNVSVSYNGGTQLIIDTFTISAVNIYEVGNQIHIQFVKPSEKYSQIVVIDAGHGGSDPGARSASGIMEKELNIRYAMDVYQLLLNNPHLKVYMTRETDVKPSLQERAIWSNEIGAHLFVSIHNNSINNPAVNGTETFYFSNPDDPRSEYFAKMIQANMVQGLGMTDRKAKAGNGLFVLKNTTMPAVLLEIGFMSNVQDLDKLTQPDFSPRLAQIIYDSIMAYFESGYHLMQ, translated from the coding sequence ATGAATTCTAAACTCAAAAAAGCTCTTGCAGCAATCTTTATTTTTTGTACAGCACATACTATTGTACATGCAGAGCCTATAAAACTTACATATGATGGGAAAACACATCCTTATGATTTGCTGCCTATTAACCTTTATATAAATAATCAACCTATTGCAACAACAATTATGCCGCCTATACAACTAGGTGAGCGTGTCTTAGTGCCAGCCAGAGAGGTATTTGAACCGATGGGTGCAACTGTGGAGTGGAAAGCAGATGAAGAAAAAGTTTATGTGTATGATCAGACCTCATTATTAGTTTTAGAAGTTAATGCGCCAGAAGCTTTTGTAAATGGACAGATTAAACTTTTGGACATGCCTCCTAAAATTATTAATGACAAGCTGATGATCCCTATTCGTTTTATCAGTGAACAGCTAGGATACGGTGTAATATGGCAAGGTGAAACGAGAAATGTCTTAATAGACAAACCAGTGACTGTTCCGAAAGAAACCTTACCTATTCCAGAAGAAGCCATACCAGTGGAACAGACTCCGCCTACACAAAACTTAGAAAACACATTAAATAATATTAGTTATGTACATAATGAAAACACATTGATACTCGAAAAACCATCACGTCTGTCTATTAATGATATATCAGTTATTGATTTATTTAGAGAAAGAAAAATAATTGTGAACTTAAATGGAGATTACTCAGACTTTTTTTATGAAGGCCATTTAGTCAGTCAGGAGGGACGTATCAAAAATGTAAGTGTTAGTTATAATGGAGGAACACAACTCATTATAGATACGTTTACAATAAGTGCAGTTAATATTTATGAAGTAGGTAATCAAATACATATACAATTTGTAAAGCCAAGTGAAAAATACAGCCAGATAGTTGTTATAGATGCAGGACATGGCGGGAGTGATCCAGGAGCCAGATCGGCGTCAGGTATTATGGAGAAAGAACTGAATATACGTTACGCGATGGATGTTTACCAATTACTTCTTAATAATCCTCATCTTAAAGTTTACATGACTCGGGAAACGGATGTAAAACCTAGTTTACAAGAAAGAGCCATATGGTCAAATGAAATTGGGGCACATCTTTTCGTAAGTATTCATAATAACTCAATTAATAACCCTGCGGTTAATGGGACTGAAACTTTCTATTTCAGCAATCCGGATGACCCAAGATCCGAGTATTTTGCAAAAATGATTCAGGCGAATATGGTGCAAGGGTTAGGGATGACAGATAGAAAAGCAAAAGCAGGTAATGGCCTTTTTGTACTTAAAAATACAACTATGCCAGCTGTTTTACTTGAAATAGGGTTTATGTCAAATGTACAAGATTTGGATAAATTAACACAGCCTGATTTTTCGCCGCGTTTGGCTCAAATTATTTATGATTCTATTATGGCGTATTTTGAGAGTGGCTATCATCTTATGCAATAA